A single window of Lutzomyia longipalpis isolate SR_M1_2022 chromosome 1, ASM2433408v1 DNA harbors:
- the LOC129787044 gene encoding SAYSvFN domain-containing protein 1 gives MEEKLKAYRRRKRRVEAVKGFTDKLVKMVSFQQVRVDSPEKPEDQAPDAEVKNENLNENEEEDSKEIPDEVSVTSETSDMALGAPKRTAFTYFVYVLYFLLWATCYAIAIELQFGVVFFLFSALAAVYLNTRTRPKQPGEVSAYSVFNKDCHAIDGTLKAEQFEAELRYAAMK, from the exons ATGGAGGAGAAATTGAAGGCTTATCGGAGAAGGAAGCGTCGTGTAGAAGCTGTAAAGGGATTCACAGATAAACTCGTGAAGATGGTGTCATTTCAGCAAGTTCGTGTTGATTCTCCTGAAAAACCCGAGGATCAAGCACCGGATGCTGAG gtcaaaaatgaaaatttaaatgaaaatgaggaaGAAGATTCAAAAGAGATCCCTGATGAAGTTTCTGTGACTTCGGAGACTTCTGATATGGCTCTGGGAGCCCCCAAGAGAACAGCATTTACATACTTTGTGTACGTCCTTTACTTCCTCCTCTGGGCAACCTGCTATGCCATTGCGATTGAACTGCAATTTGGAGTGGTATTCTTCCTCTTCTCTGCCCTGGCTGCTGTCTACCTGAACACCCGGACGAGACCCAAACAACCTGGGGAAGTTAGTGCGTACAGTGTCTTTAATAAGGATTGCCATGCCATCGATGGAACGCTAAAGGCTGAGCAATTTGAAGCTGAACTACGCTATGCTGCGATGAAATAA
- the LOC129787041 gene encoding uncharacterized protein LOC129787041: MATEVNESAEKPMPPIEWGYKMRTLGIMGFVILINTYQASVVASAADGATTVVAPGQTPLVRLPSNTLLKYTAYKDVSILHFRVPQDTRTAMFSFKAYEESKSAFQRVCPERDVTLHLKAGSYPVISPENITFPRHFLNADQRFQIYDLQFKSDSTTKRLNVDGPQPGNWFAVAFISWTDPNNDRIEQQGLSPTCETQLLSEMSVIEAFPQTLSENVLIHDSLLTNSTTPLTYRFFVTRDIATVTLQITITKPCLECSDVYLAINAQALPSSQSYIHGDTILINETNVHLVQFHAQENEWHYVDLSFSDSANSSEDNLDPVYDVEFSIMLIFHTRESHIPSEDKALSFEAYPLLRQTYREFFMFDYDLLPDINGTVPASLNLTAGTPALFKFDVGDVYDIGGTLSFAISMKQDIRGNLVDQSAPMSVTESAPLFAQKLVDTSAEDVARQTSAGHSNQTIIVCMHLGVPGVPTWPDRCVYGRNVFPAAIIINNTDADTSTGLVHVPFPESGSWFVTLGLFCHGAETAARITIIDSVKEFVKMHKELLVGIKAPCACAQRREFYINCLVDDLCLAELNETETLKVKECLMDSKCTPKYQEISRQFEIHHKFATEQIVIDNASCNASILFTISSSPCVAGRCGRYGRCYHYMSGGFVFSTCLCIKGYRGWDCTEDSQVPSSMSILLASLLLTLSNLLFIPSIYFAVRRKYYTEAVIYFFAMFFSTFYHACDSGEDEYSFCLVKIGVLQFCDFYCGLLAIWVTLIAMAHVRQAFVSLLHMLGAILLAFGTELNKQSLWVFLAPALTGICLISASWGLRCRKTRKWFPARNYLFFYMPIGAVLVMVGLVCYAFLQTRQNYHIVHSVWHMVMALSILCLLPNRKTFLPKC, from the exons ATGGCAACCGAGGTGAATGAAAGTGCTGAAAAACCAATGCCACCAATTGAGTGGGGGTATAAAATGCGAACCCTGGGGATTATGGGATTCGTCATTCTCATCAACACGTACCAGGCATCTGTGGTGGCAAGTGCTGCCGACGGAGCCACAACGGTGGTAGCTCCGGGGCAGACACCCCTCGTTCGCCTCCCCTCGAACACCCTCCTCAAGTACACGGCTTACAAGGATGTCTCCATCCTCCATTTCCGAGTGCCACAGGACACACGCACGGCCATGTTTAGTTTTAAGGCGTACGAGGAATCCAAAAGTGCCTTCC AAAGAGTGTGTCCTGAACGAGATGTGACACTGCATCTGAAGGCTGGGAGTTATCCTGTAATCAGTCCGGAAAACATCACTTTTCCACGGCATTTTCTAAATGCTGATCAAAG GTTCCAAATATACGATCTGCAATTCAAATCCGACAGCACCACAAAGCGCCTCAATGTGGACGGTCCGCAGCCTGGAAATTGGTTTGCGGTGGCATTTATTAGCTGGACGGATCCAAATAATGATCGAATTGAGCAACAAG GACTCTCACCAACATGTGAAACACAGCTGCTATCCGAGATGTCGGTGATTGAGGCATTTCCGCAGACACTGAGCGAGAATGTCCTAATCCACGATAGCCTGCTTACAAACTCAACTACACCGCTCACGTACAGGTTCTTCGTAACACGAGACATTGCAACCGTAACGCTTCAGATAACGATTACGAAACCTTGCCTAGAATGCTCAGACGTTTACCTGGCTATCAACGCACAAGCACTACCAAGTTCACAGAGCTACATACATGGCGATACAATTCTCATTAATGAGACAAATGTTCATCTTGTGCAGTTCCATGCGCAGGAGAATGAATGGCACTATGTGGATCTTAGCTTTTCAGATAGTGCTAATTCATCTGAAGATAATCTGGATCCGGTTTATGATGTTGAATTCTCAATAATGCTGATATTCCATACAAGGGAAAGTCACATACCGTCCGAAGACAAAGCTCTGTCTTTTGAAGCGTACCCGCTACTACGACAAACTTACAG GGAGTTCTTTATGTTCGACTACGATCTTCTACCTGATATCAATGGGACAGTTCCTGCAAGTCTCAATTTGACTGCAGGAACACCGGCGCTCTTTAAGTTTGACGTAGGAGACGTCTACGATATCGGAGGCACGCTTAGCTTTGCCATATCCATGAAGCAGGATATTCGGGGAAACCTTGTTGATCAAAGTGCTCCAATGTCCGTGACTGAGAGTGCTCCACTCTTTGCCCAGAAGCTCGTAGACACATCAGCTGAAGACGTTGCACGACAAACTAGTGCAGGTCACAGTAATCAAACAATCATCGTCTGTATGCATCTGGGCGTTCCAGGTGTTCCCACCTGGCCCGATCGATGTGTCTACGGTCGAAATGTCTTTCCAGCTGCTATCATCATCAACAATACAGATGCAGATACGAGCACAGGCCTAGTTCACGTACCGTTCCCCGAGTCAGGTAGCTGGTTTGTTACTCTGGGCTTGTTTTGTCATGGAGCCGAAACAGCTGCTAGGATAACGATCATTGATAGTGTGAAGGAGTTCGTAAAGATGCACAAAGAGCTCCTGGTTGGAATTAAGGCTCCATGTGCCTGTGCTCAGCGGAGAGAATTCTACATTAACTGTCTCGTAGATGATCTCTGTTTGGCGGAGCTCAATGAAACTGAAACATTGAAAGTGAAGGAGTGTCTTATGGACTCTAAGTGCACACCAAAATATCAG GAAATATCACGACAGTTTGAGATACACCACAAGTTTGCAACCGAACAGATTGTCATTGACAATGCTTCCTGCAATGCCAGCATTCTTTTTACGATTTCATCGAGTCCCTGCGTTGCAGGACGCTGTGGTCGTTACGGGCGATGCTACCACTACATGTCTGGTGGATTCGTCTTCTCTACCTGCCTATGTATCAAGGGCTACCGTGGATGGGATTGTACTGAAGACAGCCAAGTTCCATCATCCATGTCTATCCTCTTGGCATCCCTCCTGCTCACTCTGAGTAACCTCCTCTTCATTCCCAGCATTTATTTCGCAGTACGCAGAAAGTACTACACAGAAGCCGTTATTTACTTCTTTGCCATGTTCTTCTCAACCTTCTACCATGCTTGTGACTCCGGAGAGGATGAGTACAGCTTCTGTCTTGTTAAGATTGGAGTTTTGCAATTCTGTGACTTCTACTGCGGTCTTCTAGCCATTTGGGTTACCCTGATCGCCATGGCACACGTGCGTCAGGCCTTTGTATCCCTGTTGCACATGCTCGGAGCAATTTTGCTTGCCTTCGGCACAGAGCTCAACAAGCAATCCCTCTGGGTGTTCCTGGCTCCTGCTCTGACTGGAATCTGTCTCATTAGCGCCAGCTGGGGCCTCCGATGTCGCAAGACGCGCAAATGGTTCCCAGCTCGCAACTACCTCTTCTTCTACATGCCTATTGGGGCTGTGCTGGTGATGGTTGGTCTTGTCTGCTATGCGTTCCTGCAGACACGACAGAACTACCACATTGTACACTCAGTGTGGCACATGGTAATGGCACTCAGCATCCTCTGCCTCCTGCCCAATCGGAAGACCTTCCTACCGAAATGCTAG